A single window of Methanomassiliicoccales archaeon DNA harbors:
- a CDS encoding thioredoxin family protein has translation MAENDSYEEGKRLIWFYGRECPHCKKLHPVVDQWEAQTGIKIVRLEVWHDEKNAQLMRKYGESISAACGGDLGVPAFYNERTGKAICGSRVDAEKLTAWAKG, from the coding sequence ATGGCAGAAAATGATTCATATGAGGAAGGAAAAAGACTGATTTGGTTCTATGGAAGAGAGTGCCCTCATTGTAAGAAATTGCACCCTGTAGTTGATCAATGGGAGGCCCAAACAGGAATTAAAATTGTAAGATTGGAGGTATGGCACGACGAGAAGAACGCGCAGTTAATGCGCAAGTATGGAGAATCAATTTCGGCAGCATGTGGGGGCGATCTCGGCGTTCCAGCTTTCTATAATGAGAGGACTGGAAAAGCCATATGCGGATCCCGTGTGGATGCTGAAAAGTTAACCGCTTGGGCTAAGGGTTGA
- a CDS encoding uroporphyrinogen decarboxylase family protein — protein sequence MVPIFLRDLTLGLDECNYSTPEVCAPPYDAEKSARSVISLQKRLGQDAVVGCIHYVGFDAQSLGGELKFPDRGIPSVIKHPLEGGDWRERIVMPSMNDSPYREALRSYELVSKSLREEAEVVCNLEGPMTKAALLRGLERFAMDIELDRSSAKDVTYLSTQLSIAFLEEAARKGAGTCFLASSTDNPSIFGSEVFRHFSLPGVREITKKAKNLGMQTIFHPHGIFQSPENISLVEDIISTGVVGIQFAEENDLRFLKEICRGKVCVLGGPNVFTTLLFGPEERIERETREYIDKCAAEGGYILMCSCSLHRGMPMHHVEAMIRCCRSYGKYF from the coding sequence ATGGTTCCCATATTCCTTCGGGATTTGACCTTGGGCTTAGATGAGTGTAATTATTCTACTCCTGAAGTATGCGCTCCGCCTTATGATGCAGAGAAGTCTGCTCGCTCGGTAATATCATTGCAAAAACGTCTGGGCCAAGATGCGGTGGTTGGCTGTATTCATTATGTTGGGTTTGATGCTCAGTCACTGGGTGGGGAGCTGAAATTTCCTGATCGAGGAATACCTTCAGTGATCAAGCATCCCTTGGAAGGAGGGGATTGGAGAGAACGCATTGTTATGCCTTCGATGAATGATAGCCCGTATCGCGAGGCTCTTCGTTCTTATGAGCTAGTCTCTAAATCATTAAGAGAAGAAGCTGAGGTGGTTTGCAATCTGGAGGGGCCGATGACAAAAGCTGCGCTGTTACGCGGATTGGAGCGTTTTGCCATGGATATCGAGCTAGACAGGTCATCAGCAAAGGATGTGACCTATCTGTCCACTCAACTATCCATCGCCTTTTTGGAGGAGGCCGCGAGGAAAGGAGCTGGAACGTGCTTTTTAGCATCTTCCACGGATAATCCTTCGATTTTCGGCAGCGAGGTCTTTCGCCATTTCTCATTACCAGGGGTGCGTGAGATAACAAAGAAAGCTAAAAATCTCGGAATGCAGACCATTTTTCATCCCCATGGCATCTTTCAATCACCGGAGAATATTTCACTTGTAGAAGATATTATATCTACAGGAGTGGTTGGAATCCAATTTGCAGAGGAGAACGACCTCAGATTTTTAAAAGAAATATGCCGTGGAAAGGTGTGCGTGTTAGGAGGACCGAACGTCTTCACCACGCTGCTGTTCGGACCGGAGGAAAGGATAGAGCGAGAGACTAGAGAATATATAGATAAATGCGCTGCTGAAGGAGGCTATATATTAATGTGCTCATGCTCTCTTCACCGTGGCATGCCAATGCACCATGTGGAGGCCATGATTCGTTGTTGTAGATCATATGGTAAATATTTTTGA
- a CDS encoding DUF2085 domain-containing protein, with product MKAKSFTFLIPFPFVIMSSFDCMSLLNSFNLILQSSSGPVEAWADLLWEIGYALCHQISSRSLFMGGMQFPVCARDTGTMLGFGIVLLFFIFNHRKKRSGLPDIPTLIVCAFGLMIFAFDGVSSYLGFRETNNEWRLTSGLIMGLSLGIMLLTVMARLLGGKEDKRCFTFKDLFILAPFFFLAYFATKIDLGGLGWYLISSFIIISLISLILIIMQIFLRSILWGKKEWSEQRIMLFSVILTAGTIFLLWLFHRLTETSIPH from the coding sequence GTGAAGGCTAAATCCTTTACCTTTTTAATTCCATTTCCTTTTGTTATTATGTCTTCGTTCGATTGTATGTCCTTATTAAATTCTTTTAATCTAATTTTGCAGAGTTCATCAGGACCTGTTGAAGCATGGGCTGATTTGTTATGGGAGATAGGTTATGCCCTTTGTCATCAGATATCATCCCGCTCTTTGTTCATGGGCGGAATGCAGTTTCCTGTATGCGCTCGGGACACAGGTACGATGTTGGGATTCGGTATTGTGCTGCTGTTTTTCATTTTTAACCACAGAAAAAAGCGATCTGGTTTACCAGATATCCCCACGCTGATTGTTTGCGCATTTGGTTTAATGATTTTTGCCTTCGATGGGGTCTCTTCCTATTTAGGCTTCAGAGAAACGAATAACGAATGGAGACTTACATCAGGTCTCATTATGGGATTGTCCTTAGGAATCATGCTTTTAACTGTAATGGCGAGATTATTAGGAGGAAAGGAGGATAAAAGATGTTTTACTTTTAAGGATCTTTTCATATTGGCACCTTTCTTTTTCTTAGCATATTTCGCAACGAAAATTGATCTTGGGGGATTGGGTTGGTATTTAATATCGAGCTTCATCATAATCTCCTTGATATCTCTAATTCTAATCATCATGCAAATATTCTTGAGATCGATATTATGGGGTAAAAAGGAATGGAGCGAACAAAGAATAATGCTGTTCTCGGTCATATTGACGGCAGGAACTATTTTCTTACTCTGGCTCTTTCATCGACTTACAGAAACTAGTATACCGCATTAA
- a CDS encoding ferredoxin-thioredoxin reductase catalytic domain-containing protein, protein MNEKKRFWRCHVCNDIHYGLRPPEVCPTCGMKNAFVNCNRKEANKVTELSKDKSFLRCNNCGDWHFGAKPLRHCYSCGSDESYSPSAASDFRELNVQMDSYPATPDEVLEVWKDFVQRNGRIRLWEEEDSVRQLANGVLENDVNKGLKYCPCRIPTGDANKDLKLICPCNFLAQQTWKEFGECWCGLFRKR, encoded by the coding sequence ATGAACGAAAAAAAGCGTTTTTGGCGATGCCACGTCTGCAATGACATCCATTACGGCTTGAGACCGCCAGAGGTATGTCCTACCTGCGGAATGAAGAATGCCTTCGTCAATTGCAACAGAAAGGAAGCAAACAAAGTTACTGAACTATCTAAGGATAAAAGTTTTCTGCGTTGCAATAATTGCGGCGATTGGCATTTTGGAGCTAAACCATTGCGTCATTGCTATTCTTGCGGTTCAGACGAATCTTATTCACCCTCCGCGGCTTCAGATTTCAGAGAATTGAACGTACAAATGGACTCATATCCTGCTACCCCTGATGAGGTCTTAGAGGTTTGGAAGGATTTCGTTCAAAGGAATGGACGAATAAGGCTATGGGAAGAGGAAGATAGTGTGAGGCAGTTGGCAAACGGCGTGCTTGAAAATGATGTTAATAAAGGCTTAAAATATTGTCCCTGCCGCATCCCAACAGGAGATGCTAATAAAGACTTAAAGCTCATATGTCCATGCAATTTTCTTGCTCAACAGACATGGAAAGAATTCGGAGAATGCTGGTGCGGGCTTTTTCGAAAGAGGTGA
- a CDS encoding dihydrolipoamide acetyltransferase family protein yields the protein MPTDFKFPDLGEGVTEGEIKRWLIKEGDEVKQDQSIAEVETDKAVVEMPSPVTGKVLRLYHKEGETVKVGEILATIATPGEEMAISSPITAPSNEADRKPSVSVVGELPEEEIIVSSKSLGEVTPSNILATPAVRKLAKDLGVEISKIKGTGPSGRITEEDVRQASQTTITARPRKIAKFDLYGYIDRETVKGIRKTTAKKMMESTLKTAMVTMMDDADVTDLVAMRERLKSIALEQKKVKLTYMPFIVKATVMALKNNPYLNSSLDEDSGEIILKKYYNIGVAVATDEGLMVPVIKAADQKEIMEIAAEIEDLAKKAMERKIDLGDLKGGTFTITNYGTLGGTYGNPIINYPEAAILGIGRIREMPWAHDGEIKLRKIMPLSLTWDHRIMDGAHAAKFMGEFRRYLENPELILAMH from the coding sequence ATGCCGACGGATTTTAAATTTCCAGATCTGGGGGAGGGTGTAACCGAGGGAGAGATTAAAAGGTGGCTTATCAAAGAAGGGGATGAGGTAAAGCAAGACCAATCAATAGCTGAGGTTGAGACGGACAAAGCAGTGGTGGAAATGCCATCACCAGTCACTGGAAAGGTCTTACGTCTTTATCATAAGGAAGGGGAGACGGTGAAAGTAGGCGAAATCTTGGCCACAATCGCAACACCAGGGGAAGAAATGGCTATATCTTCCCCTATCACAGCTCCCTCCAACGAAGCGGATAGAAAACCATCAGTTTCCGTAGTTGGCGAATTACCTGAAGAAGAGATTATAGTGAGCTCCAAGTCGCTTGGGGAGGTCACCCCTTCAAACATTCTTGCCACGCCGGCGGTGCGAAAGTTAGCAAAGGATTTGGGGGTGGAGATAAGTAAAATTAAAGGCACAGGCCCCTCCGGTCGGATCACCGAAGAGGATGTGCGTCAAGCTTCACAGACTACTATTACTGCTCGCCCTCGCAAAATCGCGAAATTTGATCTTTATGGTTATATCGACCGCGAAACAGTTAAAGGCATTCGCAAAACCACAGCCAAGAAGATGATGGAATCCACTTTGAAAACTGCCATGGTGACCATGATGGACGATGCTGACGTTACAGACCTTGTCGCCATGAGAGAGCGTTTGAAGTCTATTGCCTTAGAGCAGAAGAAGGTGAAATTAACCTATATGCCTTTCATCGTCAAGGCTACAGTGATGGCTTTAAAGAACAATCCGTACCTTAATTCCAGTCTAGACGAAGATTCAGGTGAGATAATCCTGAAGAAATATTACAATATAGGTGTGGCAGTGGCCACAGATGAGGGTTTGATGGTACCAGTGATAAAGGCGGCGGATCAAAAGGAGATTATGGAAATCGCTGCAGAGATTGAGGACTTAGCTAAGAAGGCAATGGAACGGAAGATAGATCTAGGAGATTTAAAGGGAGGGACTTTCACAATAACGAACTATGGGACCCTGGGAGGAACTTACGGCAATCCCATAATCAATTATCCAGAAGCCGCAATTCTAGGTATAGGAAGGATAAGAGAGATGCCCTGGGCACATGATGGCGAGATTAAACTTAGGAAAATAATGCCCCTTTCCTTGACTTGGGATCATCGAATTATGGATGGTGCGCATGCAGCGAAGTTCATGGGGGAATTCCGGCGCTATTTAGAGAATCCTGAATTGATATTGGCCATGCACTAA
- a CDS encoding MarC family protein: protein MEGLDQLIYSVALLFFIFDPFASLPIFISLTKNMDDKEKEKSALYAIMVAATLFVIFTLLGTAILDLFGISLDAFRIAGGLVLLLMAIEIVFSLSFTRTNEQGNVAWVIVATPILTGPGVISTAILLTSRVGWFTTIIAGVISLAITWGLLRNSILILRKVGTNTIEIFSKIIGLLLAALAVEFILQGIHDWIGTHPLVILFL, encoded by the coding sequence ATGGAAGGATTAGACCAGTTGATTTATTCCGTGGCTCTCCTATTCTTCATCTTTGATCCTTTCGCTTCTTTACCTATATTCATTTCCCTAACAAAAAATATGGACGATAAAGAAAAAGAAAAGAGTGCTTTATATGCCATAATGGTAGCAGCGACACTTTTCGTCATTTTCACCCTATTGGGCACTGCCATATTAGACTTATTTGGTATAAGTCTTGATGCCTTTCGTATCGCTGGAGGTTTAGTCTTACTTCTCATGGCGATTGAAATAGTTTTCTCTTTGAGTTTTACTAGAACGAATGAACAAGGCAACGTTGCTTGGGTGATCGTTGCTACTCCTATTTTGACAGGGCCAGGTGTTATATCTACCGCCATTCTACTAACTTCACGAGTAGGCTGGTTCACGACAATAATTGCAGGAGTCATATCACTTGCGATAACTTGGGGATTGTTGCGCAATTCAATTCTAATACTTCGCAAAGTCGGAACGAATACAATCGAGATATTTTCAAAAATAATCGGATTGCTATTGGCTGCTTTAGCAGTGGAGTTTATCCTTCAGGGTATACACGATTGGATAGGAACGCATCCTTTAGTAATCCTATTTCTATAA
- the lipA gene encoding lipoyl synthase — MITQSKSSKPEWIKIKLGDVQKVRSVREILNQCSVRTVCDSSQCPNLGQCWERGAVTFLILGQICTRYCRFCAVSTGNPNGVLDEEEPERVAQAVEKMGLNYVVVTSVTRDDLQDGGAKAFANTVKAIKSMNRDVKVELLLPDFQCHEDALRIVSRAGADVLAHNLEVVRRLQESVRDAKAGYESSLFVLKELKSNAPQTPVKTSIMLGLGETEEEIFETMMDARKAGVDFINLGQYLQPKGVELRVQRYIKPEEFIRFREWGLSMGFKEVMAGPLVRSSYRARDMLLGGE; from the coding sequence ATGATAACTCAGTCAAAATCAAGCAAACCAGAATGGATAAAAATCAAGCTTGGTGATGTTCAGAAGGTAAGAAGTGTCCGTGAGATTTTAAACCAATGCTCAGTTAGAACTGTTTGCGACTCTTCTCAATGCCCGAACCTGGGACAATGCTGGGAAAGGGGTGCGGTGACTTTTCTTATTCTCGGTCAGATATGCACACGTTACTGTAGATTCTGTGCCGTTTCTACAGGAAACCCTAATGGAGTTTTGGACGAAGAAGAGCCGGAAAGGGTAGCACAAGCGGTGGAAAAAATGGGTTTGAATTATGTGGTGGTAACTTCTGTTACACGCGACGACCTGCAGGACGGAGGAGCCAAGGCCTTTGCAAACACAGTTAAAGCCATAAAGTCTATGAATCGAGATGTAAAGGTTGAGTTGTTGTTGCCTGATTTTCAATGCCATGAGGATGCTTTGAGAATAGTGTCCAGGGCCGGTGCGGATGTATTAGCTCATAATTTAGAGGTGGTTCGCCGCTTGCAAGAGTCGGTGAGGGATGCTAAAGCAGGCTATGAAAGTTCTCTATTTGTTTTGAAAGAACTCAAAAGTAATGCGCCACAAACCCCAGTCAAGACATCTATAATGCTAGGTTTAGGAGAAACGGAGGAAGAGATATTTGAAACTATGATGGATGCACGAAAAGCTGGAGTTGATTTCATTAATTTAGGACAATATTTACAGCCTAAGGGTGTAGAATTGAGAGTGCAGCGATACATTAAGCCAGAAGAGTTCATACGTTTTAGGGAGTGGGGGCTCTCAATGGGATTCAAAGAGGTTATGGCAGGGCCATTAGTGAGGAGTTCATATCGAGCTCGTGACATGCTTTTAGGAGGGGAATGA
- a CDS encoding zinc ribbon domain-containing protein, whose protein sequence is MPLNLPFNKRKRICNGCGREVLDENEFCPFCGTRKQGAVLSTNTDISNQVKQESIQRLCPGCGRQSPEGLRFCPYCGKEFIAPSSSQTSSAPLVGTESSSSASAQIKVICISCSREVPDGLNFCPNCGRPAPYGRASAQMSSSQPMRKCFGCGRDIPIGLKFCPYCGRPDQAQTNSPAYVSNAQLVAEGAKTRLCPGCGRQSPDGLRFCPYCGRPNPTPPSTPSTSSIPQSGIRCLGCGRNFAENLNFCPYCGRPNSRPATNVKPSSESSHRLCMGCGRQIDENLKFCPHCGRPNAAPHSPAETTAIETTTRICTGCGKTISSSHKFCPECGKAKEG, encoded by the coding sequence ATGCCCTTAAATTTACCTTTCAATAAGCGAAAGCGCATATGCAATGGATGTGGACGCGAGGTATTAGATGAGAATGAATTCTGCCCTTTCTGTGGTACAAGGAAGCAGGGTGCTGTTCTATCAACTAATACTGATATTTCCAATCAAGTGAAACAAGAAAGCATTCAGCGATTATGTCCTGGATGCGGAAGGCAATCACCTGAAGGACTGCGATTCTGTCCTTACTGTGGTAAAGAATTTATTGCACCTTCATCCTCTCAAACCAGCTCTGCCCCATTGGTCGGAACAGAGTCAAGCAGTTCTGCCTCTGCTCAAATTAAAGTAATATGCATTTCCTGCTCTCGAGAAGTTCCAGATGGTCTCAATTTCTGTCCTAATTGTGGTAGACCAGCCCCATATGGCAGGGCATCGGCACAAATGTCTTCAAGCCAGCCAATGCGCAAATGCTTTGGTTGCGGAAGGGATATCCCGATCGGATTAAAATTCTGCCCCTACTGCGGTCGACCGGACCAAGCACAGACAAATTCTCCTGCATATGTCTCTAACGCTCAATTAGTAGCAGAAGGGGCAAAAACACGCCTCTGTCCAGGATGCGGGAGGCAATCACCTGATGGACTGCGATTCTGTCCTTACTGTGGTCGTCCTAATCCCACTCCTCCATCTACACCCTCAACCTCTTCTATACCACAGTCGGGTATTAGGTGCCTAGGATGTGGGAGAAATTTTGCTGAGAATTTGAACTTCTGCCCTTATTGTGGAAGGCCCAACTCCCGTCCCGCTACTAATGTTAAACCTTCTTCAGAAAGCTCTCATCGCTTATGCATGGGATGTGGAAGGCAAATCGATGAAAATTTAAAATTCTGCCCTCACTGCGGTAGACCTAATGCCGCACCCCATTCTCCTGCGGAAACCACTGCGATTGAGACAACGACCAGGATTTGTACAGGATGCGGCAAGACGATTTCATCCTCGCATAAATTTTGCCCTGAATGTGGGAAGGCGAAAGAAGGATGA
- a CDS encoding biotin/lipoate A/B protein ligase family protein, with the protein MRWRFVDFEYWSAAMNMGIDEAVCEGVMKGTSPPTIRLYGWKPSAVSIGAFQSMNQEVDYRTCVLLGIDVVRRRTGGGAVYHDQHGEITYSVICPEELMPLDINAAYREVCGRIVDALAILGVKGVFAPVNDVLVDGRKISGSAQTRRNGVFLQHGTILLSVDRKTMFRVLKVPSQKLEGRKLASPEDRIISLKEVCHASKEEVLNAMKTSFLKGRTWDEGTWRDDELVRAKVLAEQRYASRDWNFSR; encoded by the coding sequence ATGAGGTGGAGGTTCGTGGACTTCGAGTATTGGAGTGCAGCCATGAATATGGGCATAGATGAGGCGGTATGCGAGGGAGTCATGAAAGGTACTAGCCCCCCCACCATCAGACTATATGGCTGGAAGCCTAGCGCCGTGAGCATCGGAGCTTTTCAAAGCATGAATCAAGAAGTCGATTATCGCACATGCGTCCTTTTGGGTATTGATGTGGTTCGTAGGCGAACTGGCGGGGGAGCGGTTTACCATGATCAGCATGGAGAGATAACCTATAGTGTGATATGTCCTGAGGAGCTTATGCCTCTAGACATAAATGCCGCCTATCGCGAAGTATGTGGGCGTATTGTGGATGCCTTAGCGATTTTAGGAGTTAAAGGTGTTTTTGCTCCAGTAAATGATGTTCTAGTCGACGGGAGAAAAATCTCTGGAAGCGCTCAAACCCGCAGGAATGGCGTATTCCTTCAACATGGAACCATACTTCTTAGCGTGGATAGGAAAACTATGTTTCGGGTGCTTAAAGTGCCCTCGCAGAAACTGGAAGGAAGAAAACTAGCTTCGCCAGAAGATAGAATAATATCTCTTAAGGAGGTCTGTCACGCAAGCAAAGAAGAGGTCCTTAATGCTATGAAGACATCTTTTTTAAAAGGCCGTACGTGGGATGAAGGGACTTGGCGCGATGATGAACTGGTTAGGGCGAAAGTGTTGGCCGAGCAGAGATACGCCTCAAGAGATTGGAACTTTTCGCGTTAG
- the pdhA gene encoding pyruvate dehydrogenase (acetyl-transferring) E1 component subunit alpha produces the protein MLIDEFDPEKGEMLSILDKDGVVNKSLEPLIEESKLIHAYKTMVLSRIADEKAVKLQRQGRLGAYPPSRGQEASQIGPALALEKGDWIVWAFRELGALLLRGIPLWRLYLYWMGNEEGSILEGDVNVTPSAVPVGSQIPHAAGIAYAIKYRKEPKAVLCYFGDGATSEGDFHEGLNFAGLMRLPVVFVCQNNQWAISVPRKRQTASLTLAQKANAYGFKGILVDGNDILALYAAAKEALEKAKRGEGPTLIESFTYRMGDHTTSDDASRYRSEEEIAYWTARDPISRFRTYLISKSLWNEKKESAWTEEATRIVEEEVKRAESFPPPSLDEVFIHTYANMSEDLKAQLSFLRSELMPSREG, from the coding sequence GTGTTAATAGATGAATTTGATCCAGAAAAAGGGGAAATGCTGAGCATATTGGACAAGGATGGAGTAGTGAACAAGTCACTTGAACCTTTAATAGAGGAAAGCAAGCTGATACATGCCTATAAGACTATGGTATTATCGCGAATAGCGGATGAAAAAGCAGTAAAGCTTCAGAGACAAGGACGTTTGGGAGCTTATCCTCCTTCTCGAGGTCAGGAAGCCAGTCAAATAGGGCCCGCCCTCGCTTTAGAAAAAGGAGATTGGATTGTATGGGCATTTAGGGAATTGGGAGCTCTCCTGTTGAGGGGTATTCCACTTTGGCGACTCTATCTCTATTGGATGGGTAATGAGGAAGGTTCGATTTTAGAGGGGGACGTGAACGTCACTCCCTCTGCTGTTCCAGTTGGTAGTCAGATCCCTCATGCTGCAGGCATCGCATATGCTATCAAGTATCGCAAAGAACCAAAAGCGGTGCTTTGCTACTTCGGAGATGGCGCCACGTCAGAAGGCGATTTCCATGAAGGATTGAATTTTGCTGGACTTATGCGGTTGCCAGTAGTGTTCGTTTGTCAAAACAATCAATGGGCCATCTCTGTTCCGAGAAAAAGACAAACCGCTTCGCTAACTCTGGCACAAAAGGCAAATGCTTATGGTTTCAAAGGGATTCTGGTGGATGGAAATGATATCCTGGCCCTATATGCCGCTGCCAAGGAAGCCTTAGAGAAGGCCAAAAGAGGTGAAGGGCCCACCCTCATTGAGTCATTCACATATCGCATGGGCGATCATACAACTTCTGACGATGCGTCCCGTTATCGAAGCGAGGAGGAAATAGCCTATTGGACTGCTAGAGATCCCATCTCAAGATTCAGAACATATCTTATTTCCAAATCTTTATGGAATGAGAAGAAGGAAAGTGCGTGGACTGAAGAGGCTACGAGGATAGTAGAGGAGGAGGTTAAGAGGGCAGAATCATTTCCTCCACCATCTTTAGATGAAGTATTCATTCATACCTATGCAAACATGAGCGAGGATCTAAAAGCCCAACTCAGCTTCCTTCGCTCAGAGCTTATGCCTTCACGGGAGGGCTGA
- a CDS encoding peptidylprolyl isomerase — MPKQVNCSHILVKTEKEAKEILARIASGERFEDLAKKVSQCPSGKKGGSLGWFGRGQMVPEFEKAAFEGEKGKIVGPVKTQFGYHLIKIVDQK, encoded by the coding sequence ATGCCAAAGCAGGTTAATTGCTCGCATATCCTAGTAAAAACGGAGAAAGAGGCAAAGGAGATTTTAGCGCGAATCGCATCAGGGGAAAGATTCGAGGACTTGGCCAAAAAAGTTTCTCAATGCCCCTCTGGAAAGAAGGGAGGCTCTTTAGGTTGGTTTGGCAGGGGTCAGATGGTCCCTGAATTCGAGAAAGCTGCATTTGAAGGAGAAAAGGGTAAGATTGTAGGACCCGTCAAGACCCAATTTGGTTATCACTTAATAAAAATAGTAGATCAGAAATGA
- a CDS encoding alpha-ketoacid dehydrogenase subunit beta — translation MALMNMVGAINSALREEMDRDPSVVCLGEDVGVNGGVFRVTEGLYNLFGGDRVIDTPLAESSIVGTVIGMAMNGLRPVAEIQFMGFIYPAYQQLVSHAARMRNRTRGRIGLPLVVRTPYGAGVKALEHHSESTEAVFCHIPGLKVVVPSTPLEAKGLLTSSIRDPDPVIFLEPTRLYRMIKEEVPDGEYTIPLGQARKVRQGKDVTIVGWGAMMAVIEKAAVQLDNQGISADILDMRTLSPMDYSSILNSVKRTGRCVVVHEAPKNCGLGAEISARIMEGALLSLQAPVERVTAPDITVPLPKGENYYYIEPDRVVKAVKRVMSF, via the coding sequence ATGGCATTGATGAACATGGTTGGCGCTATAAATTCAGCCCTTCGTGAAGAAATGGACCGTGATCCATCGGTGGTTTGCCTGGGAGAGGATGTAGGCGTCAATGGGGGAGTTTTCCGCGTCACCGAAGGATTGTATAATCTATTCGGTGGAGATAGAGTCATAGACACGCCGCTGGCTGAATCCAGTATTGTTGGCACGGTCATAGGTATGGCTATGAATGGCCTACGACCAGTAGCGGAGATTCAATTCATGGGATTTATATATCCAGCGTACCAACAATTAGTATCTCATGCGGCAAGGATGCGCAATAGGACACGGGGTCGAATTGGCCTACCACTCGTGGTCCGCACACCTTATGGAGCTGGCGTGAAAGCTTTGGAGCACCATTCGGAGAGCACCGAAGCAGTATTCTGTCATATTCCTGGTTTAAAAGTCGTTGTGCCTTCAACCCCTCTTGAGGCTAAAGGATTGCTCACTTCTAGCATAAGGGACCCCGATCCAGTTATTTTCCTTGAACCTACACGCCTTTATCGAATGATAAAAGAGGAAGTTCCAGATGGTGAATACACCATTCCCTTGGGGCAAGCTAGAAAGGTCCGTCAAGGAAAGGATGTGACAATCGTTGGCTGGGGAGCCATGATGGCTGTAATAGAGAAAGCAGCGGTGCAACTGGATAATCAAGGCATAAGCGCTGATATCCTAGATATGAGGACTTTGTCCCCTATGGATTATTCCTCCATTTTGAACTCAGTAAAACGAACGGGTAGATGCGTGGTTGTTCATGAGGCTCCAAAGAACTGCGGTTTAGGGGCGGAGATTTCAGCCAGAATAATGGAAGGCGCTTTACTTTCTTTACAAGCTCCAGTTGAGAGGGTAACTGCTCCTGACATAACTGTTCCTCTTCCTAAAGGGGAGAATTATTATTACATCGAACCTGATAGAGTAGTGAAAGCAGTTAAACGAGTTATGAGCTTCTGA